Below is a window of Paenibacillus antri DNA.
CCTCGAGGTATCTCTTTAACCAGACCTTGCGTTCAGTTGTAAAATACACTTCCCGCTGCTTAGAGCCTTTACCATGCACAATCGCGGAGCAGCCACTTTGGGTTCTTTGAGCTTTGTTGTAGGATTATTCGCAATGTGTCTTTCCTCAAAAGCAAACCGAAACAAGGACCGAATAAAGCGTATACGGTGGCCCATGCTGTTAGGCTTTAGCCGCTCTGACTGTCTAGCCAGGTACTCCTTCAATAAGTCCAATGTCACTTCACTAATGTTAAGGTTACCTATCTCACGGACAAGTACCTTAAACTGAAGGGAATACGCTTTTAAAGTATGCGGACTAAAACCCAGAATACGCTTATCGGCTTCATACAATTTCCAGAGATGAGTCATTTTCATTAAAACAAAATCCCTCCCAATGCTAATTACTATTAGCCTCACTATCTTTGGGAGGGGTTAATCCTTATTTTGAAAATAAATTATGGAGCTAGCGTCCCCGATAGTTGAGCAACAGTATTAATCCCATTACCACCAAAATTGCCAAAAATACAACAATAAACGAAACCAGGTAATTAACCCAGAACGGCTTGGAACCGCGAGGCTCGTAACCGATTTTCTCTATTTGATCTTCAAGCTTCTTGACCCGTTCTTTTAACTGTTGGATTTCAAGTTCGTTATTTATTTTAAGCCCCCCTTCACCTAATTTATTGAATTACTGATCATTTGATTGAACGGCCGTAAATCATAATAAGAACGATGGATCGGACCCATCACTTCGCTCTTGTACCCGTTTAGTTTAATCTGAGGTAAAATGGATTACTTCCTCCATGCTCTAAAGAACAAAGTAATTAACGTAACAATGATCACTAAAATGATAACCGCAAATACAACTCCAAGAGGAGTAGCCATAAAACCTGTATTAGACAACTTATCCCCTCACACCCATCTTTATTTAATAAGACTTTACCAACCACCAGAAGGTTCCAACAATCCGTTAAACGGTCCAATTAACGCAATAGAGCTGCGCGATCGTACTGGCAGCTTCGTCCTAGTTGTTTGATGAAACTAACGTACACCCGATAGTTCAGCACATCGACCCATCTAATACTTACTTCGCAGGTCAGTTCAGCACATTTCTTTGCTTCTATCAGCGACGAGTAAAGAGTATCACCGAACCGATAACGTTCCACTCAAGATCGCAGGAGAAAAGGTAGAATCCCTCGTCGCCATCATATTGGGCAATAGCGAGACCCGTTACGATGATTTGTTGTTTAGCGCAGATAATAATGCCAAAATTATTTCCCTTTGTATTTCTGTGTGGAGTGGTCCCTTAACACCATCCAACTCGCTTGGGACTGGCATGAAAATATCCCCTTCTTGTGAAAGTACCTCTTAGCTTAATCAACTCAATCGGGTTCCATACTCATCCTCAACTACAGGAACATAGGGCGACAAAAAAGGGTCCGTTTCACGTGTTAGAATGCCACGAACCAACTTCCATACGACAAATGTGTTGTTATATTCAGCATCTTCGTCGTCATGCATATATAACAATCCGTATGAACCAGGTAAGTTCTCAGACACCCACTTATATATATCTAATACATAACTTGAACGATGATTATGTAAACCGGTGATGGTCCATGAGTCTTGACCATTTCTTCGTATACTA
It encodes the following:
- a CDS encoding phage integrase SAM-like domain-containing protein; protein product: MKMTHLWKLYEADKRILGFSPHTLKAYSLQFKVLVREIGNLNISEVTLDLLKEYLARQSERLKPNSMGHRIRFIRSLFRFAFEERHIANNPTTKLKEPKVAAPRLCMVKALSSGKCILQLNARSG
- a CDS encoding Imm7 family immunity protein, which produces MFEFHGWIVLRYHTHDTNELLQDKAYKNFINYLKDADTERLSNSIRRNGQDSWTITGLHNHRSSYVLDIYKWVSENLPGSYGLLYMHDDEDAEYNNTFVVWKLVRGILTRETDPFLSPYVPVVEDEYGTRLS